TCGCCGCTGTTAATGACAATCTTAAATTGGATACCGGCACGCTTAGCTACGAAAATGTGGTGGGCAAAACCACGCAGACCAGCACTGGCTGGGGGATAAAATGGGATTATGAGACGAAGGATGAGGCTGCAAACAACACGGATAATGCGGCCAATAAAGGTAACAATGGGGACTCCACTACCACTGTAGGGGGTGAAATTCTCCCCAAAGGTACCAACAATACAGGTGCTGACAAAAAGGATAACGCCAGCGCAGAGCAAGACAAGGCAAAACCGCAAGGCGACAAGCAGAACGAAAATGAATCAAATAAGTATGAGCATCTTCCCCAGTGGGCGCAGGATGTTTTTGCGAAAACAGATGGCATGAAAGAAGGTTGGGATACTTGGACGAAGGATGTCATGTTTTCTCCTGCCGAATTAACCTATGCACGGTCAGAGAGCACCCAAACCGCCTATGCCACCATTGGCAAAGGTGAAATAATCGTGCGCAATAATCCCGGTCAGTCGCTGGATGGGCTGAACCGCGACCCCAACAATGCCATGCAAACAAACAATAGCCAGGATTTTAGCATCACGATCAGCCCTCTGTTTGGTAAAATTTCCGATGCCTTGGGCCTCTATGGGTATCCTGCTACGCTGGATAAAGTCGCCTTTTGGCTTACAGACCCCAAGGGGGCCTGGAGTGCTGCAAAAACTCACATTGAAAAATCACTGCCATTTTTAAAGCCAGCCCTGCAGCCCGCCCCGCCACAGGCAGACACGCAGCACTAACAGGAGCCTGAAATGCTACGCAATATACTGATATTTTTCGCCCTGATAATCATGCTATCGGGATGCTTACCTGACTTGAGCAAGTATTCGACTGCTGAGGCACCCCAAAAGCCCGTAATAGACACTAATACGGGGAAAGTTGTCGAAATGTGGATCCCAAGAAAAATGAGAATGATTGAATCATGGAAATATATTGCCAGAGCTGAAGAAGAAATGTGTTCTGAGGGTTATTATATTGGAAAGTATATTAACAAGCAGCACCCTGCTCAAAAGTATACATACAAGAAGTACAATGACGAAGGAGACAGAATTTGGTCCTATTATTATTACGACCAGCCAGCATCTTCTGTCACAATGGACACGTTTAACATAAAGCGTATGACTGTTTTTAATTTGTATACGGACAAAAATGGCAAAATTTATGGCTGCACGTGGGCCAGATATCCTGGCGGATACAATTTAAAACACGGCACGGACGATGGTTTAACCCCGTAGTATGTGCAATTGCACGTAGAAGGCACCCCATTTTACAGACAATGCTGCGCTGGGCAGACGAATACACAAAACAAAAAACCCCGAAGACCTATGCACAAAAACATTGCCCTGCTCTGCCTGTTCACACTGCTCTGCTCCTGTGGCCCATCCACAGATAGAAACCAGAGCGGCCTTTTTGGGGAGTATCCAGAAAACTATGACAATGGAAATGGCTTCACTCTTTGGATGCCAAAGAACATGCATGCTCGCCAGGGCATGTACACATTTGTTGTGCAGAAGTATATAAATTATTGTGTAAATGGCGACTATAATGGAGGAAAATTTAAGTCAGATGAAGTGTATAAAGAACTTCCTGACGGTGGCCGCGTGTATGCTTACTACTACTACACAGAAGATCATGATGTTGGTGTCAATGCGCCAGCATTCAATCTAAAACCAACACAAATAAAGGTTAAATATTATACAATAATGAACTTTATAGTAAATAACAATGGCATAATAACGCAGTGCAAATACAAGAGATTTCAATAAATAATTGACCAGACAATTATCATAACTTGCCTATATGAACGAATAGCAGCAGTGCAATTTATGCTAGCATGCATTCCCGCAATCTTTTTTGCTGGGCTGTCTGTGGCTTAGCAGATGCGTGTATGGGGTGGGCGCAATGCACATTGGCAGGCAGTAACGATGATTCGTAAAGCTCCAGATGCCAACGGCTGCGGAACAGGCTTTTGCGTGCATGGGCTGACCTCTTTGCATTTGTGCAAAATGTGGGCGCGCAGGCGGGCATGTTGGTGATCAAGGCCCCAAAGCAGTACTCTGAACGATCTGCCCCTTTCAAGCTGATAGCTGATAAATGAGAACTTCCATACACAAAAATATTGCACTCCTCTGCCTGTTTGCTCTGCTCTGTGCCTGCGGCCCATTGCCAGACAGAAGCCAGAGCGGCCTTTTTGGCCGTTATCCGGAAAATTTTGTTGATACGGACGGCTTCACTCTCTGGATGCCAAAACATATGAATGCTCGCCAGGGCATGTACGCATTTGTTGTGCAGAAATATATCAACTACTGCGTAAACGGGGATTATAATGGCGAAAAGTTTGAATCAAAAGAGGTTTATAAAGAACTTCCAGACGGTGGCCGTGTATATGCCTATTACTACTATTACAATCAAGATGAGTCTATTGGCGTTGATGCCCCTGCGTTTAATCTTTCACCAATGCATATCAATGTAGATTACTATACCGTAATGAATTTCATAGTTAATAAAGATGGCATAATTACAAATTGTAAATACATGAGATTTCAATAACGAATTGATCAAATAATTATCATAACTTGCCTATATGGACGAATAACAGGAGTGCAATTTGAGTCAGCGTGCTTTCCCTCAACCTCGTTGTTTGCATGGCTGGCAGGGTTAGGCAGGGGCAGAGATAAGGCGGCATGGGCGGCTAGCACGCCGCCGGGGCAATGCCGTGTTGGCGGCTGGCAAAAGCCTTGATGAACCTGGAAATCACATCGCTGTCAGCACCAATTCTACAAACTTCCTTGTGCCCCCTTGAAGGGAAACTTGTTCGCATCCCACACAACTCAACAAGCAGAGTGGCACTCATTGATTAATCTTAACTAACTTTATTTGACTTGAATAACTTTTTGCGCCACTGTCAGGGCATGTCGCAATCATTGCCCGTCACAACGTGGGAAGTCCTGAAGCTCACTGTTCCACAGATGGGCCTCATGCTGTGCCATCTGGCGGTTTCCATGACCGACCTGTGGGTATGCGGTCAGATCGATGGTCGAATCCTCGCGGTGCTTGGCGGTATCTCTCAGGTTTTCGCCTTTCTCATGCTTGTCACGTCTACGGTTGTCAGCGGCTGTATGGCCACTGTCAGCCGCGCCGTGGGGGCTGGGCTGCTCTTGCGGGCACGGCGATATGCCGGGCTGGTTCTCTGCATATCGCTGCTTGCCGGAAGCTGCGTTGCTGCTCTGGCCCTTCTGGCATTGCGGATCGTACCTCTTCATGGTTTGTCTTCTCCGGAGCTTGCCCCTGCCGCCTCCCTCTTTGCCCAAGCCTATGCCCTGCAATTGCCTTTTTATTACAGCATGATAATTCTCAATTCCACATTTCGTGCGCACAAAATGGTATGGCTGCCCTTTGCCACTTTGTGTCTGGTGGCGCTGGTCAATTATGTGGGCAGCGTGGGCTGCGGGCTGGGCCGCTGGGGCCTGCCCCAGTTGGGCTATGCAGGGGTGGCGTGGTCAACCGTTGCCTCGTCTGTGCTGGGTTTTGCCTGCAATATCGCTCTGGCGGTGCGGCGGGGAATCATCAGCCGGTCATCCTTTGCAAGCTGGCGGTGGAACAGGGCCGCCCTGCCGAGGTTGTGGCGCATTGGCATCCCCGCAGCCTTGGGCAGTCTGGCAGGGCAGAGCGGCAGCATGGCCCTGCTGGCCTGTGTTGCAAACATGCCCGGCAATGCTGCGGAAACACTGGCGGGGATGACGCTCGGCATGCGGGTTGTCAGCATGCTGTATTTTCCTGTGGCGGCGATGGGTATGACCCTTGCCATCATGACAGGGCATTTGCTGGGCGCACGGCGCAAGGCTGAATGCTACGGCATGGGTCTGCACTATGCCCGACAGGTGGCCATGATCGCCATTGTGGCGGCAGCGGCACTGTTTTTGAGCCGACACGCCGTTGCTCGCTGGTTCACCCACGACCAGGCCGCCGTAACGGTGGCAGGGATTTTTCTGCTGGTCGCCTGCGCAAAACTGCCGCTGGAAGTAGTGGGCATGCTGTTGCAGGCAGTGCTGGATGGCGCAGGGGCCACGCGCCTTACCAGCCGCATTACTGCCCTGACCCGCTGGGGCATCTGCGTACCCCTGGCCTATGCCCTGACCTATCTGCTGCATCTGGGGGCCACTGGCATCTTTGTGTCCATGGCCTGCGCCGAAGCAATCGGAACCCTGTGCCTGCTGTACCTGTACAGGCAAAAAAAATGGCTTGGTAGCCTGTGATCTCTTTGATATACCCTACAAGTTAACAGTATTCAAAGAATGTTAGACAGAGGTATATCAAGGAGCCGCCCCCAATGCCCGAAGACGAAAAGCAGCTTTCGCCAGCGCTGGAAAATTATCTCGCCATTATTTTCAGGCAGGAATTTGCCGCCGGGGCCTGTAGGCCCAGCGACATTGCTGATGCCGCCGGAGTTGCCCGCCCCTCTGTGACCAACGCACTGCGCGAGCTGGCAAAGCGCGGCTACGTGACCTACGCCCCGTACAGCCTTGTAAATCTGACCGAAAAAGGGCTTCGTGCCGGGCAGGAACTGGCGCATCGCAACATGGTATTGAAAGATTTTTTTCAGAATGTACTGCAACTTTCAGAAGACAGAGCCGCAAGTGTGGCCTGTGAGCTGGAACACATCATTCCTGAGGATGTAATGCTGCGCTGGCGGCAGTTTGTGCTGTACATGCACCACACGCAGAGCGAGTGGGAGCATTGGCAGCAAAAAACCGAAGCCCTGCGCGAAGAGCACGCCACAAAGCAACATGCGGCAAGCCCCAAGGCGCCGCCAGCAATCGTGCATCGCAAAGAGTTTGTAAAAGACTGACCGACAGGCCCAAATCGATGTGCCGTGCAGGCATTTTGCATGCGTCAACAGGGCGGGTTTTCGCGTTATCAGCGCATGCGGGGGTACTCTCGGCCAATCCGCTCTAGTGGAGCGAATATTCCACAGGCACCCGCACGCTAAAGCTGCTGCCGCGAACTTCGGTATCCAGACCGGCAAGCCTTGTACCCAACTGCTCCGTGGCTGAATCCAGCACGCCGTGACCGCTGCCCCTGTGCAGCGAGGAGCCAGTGACCTTGCCATCGTTGCCCACCTGCACCAGCAGAATGGCTGTGCCCTCGGCTCCGGTGCGCCGTGCGTGCTTGGGGTAGTTTTTATACTGTTCTATGGCCCCCAGCAGTTTGTGCAGCACGCTTGGGCTGGCTGCGCCGCCTGATTCCGCGCCGTTTTTTCCATGCCCCGCAGCTCCCTTGCCGTCTGCAAGGCCCCTGGCCTGCGGCTCAGCCCCAGTGCCGGGGGTAGCCTCTGCGGCAGTTTGCTGCGGCGTCTGCACGGCAGCGGCGGTTTGCACAGGTTTGACCGATTCGGATCGTTGCACGGCCCGCTGTACTGCTTGTTGCGGGGGCTTGCTCGCGCTGGTCTTTTTTTTGACTGGCGAAACCATTTTTTCAGCCGCCTGCGCCATGTTGGTCACAGGTTGCGGCTGGGGCGCTTCCTGCGGCTTCATCTCCTCTTGCGGCGTGACCGCCCTCGCCGGAGCTGCCGTGCCCCCATCCGGCAGGCCCGGGGCAGCAGAGGGGCGAACGCTGGCAGCCATCTGCGCAAGCGACACCCGATAGACCTTTTCCTGCGGCAAGGAGGCCTGTCCACCCAACAGCAGGGCAAGGGCGATAAGGCCGCCGTGCAACGTCAGCGAAGCCATGGTTGATCCTGAGCACAGACCGGGCAAGACTGACAGTTTTTTCATGATGTTGACCTCCATGCGTGCAAGGTCGCCTGCGGCAGGGCTTTGCGGCACTGCCGCAGGCGGGCCTGTTCTGTTATACCGTGGCAGCAAGGGCCGTGATGTATTCCCGCGCCTGTCGGCAGTCTTCCTGGTCGGGATGCTTGGCGGCTTCTTCAAGGCGGGCGCGGCGTTCGTCCGTCATGGGGTGGGCGTTGTTGGCCATTTTCTGCATCATGGCCACCACTGCCGGGTCAACGCGTCCCTGACACAGGAATGACCCCAAAACCCTGTTGCCGCGTTGCGGCTCATTGAGCAGAGCTTCTCCTTTTTTTTTGCAGTCAGCGGCGTGTTCCGAGTCAGGCCATGCCCCAAGGGTTCCGAACAGGGCCACGGTGCAGTTTTCGATGCTCTCAATATACCGCTTGGCATCGGCATCGGGCATGCCTTTGTCCACCCAGTAGCCCACGGCCACAAAGTCATAGCCGCTGGGGTTCGGGGCATCCTTTACAGGGCAAATATCGCAGTCGTGCAGGCCCTCAGCCACGGCACGGGCCACCTTTCCCGTATTACCCGTGCGGGAGGAGTAGACCACCAGAGTTTTCATTGCACATTCTCCATGCCCAGCGCCGTGCGCAGCGCCAGAAAGCGTTCTTTTACCGAGGGGATGAGCGCGCGGTTTTCGCGCCCTACGTAGATGGAAAACACAACCGCGCCCGCTGCATCAAAAAACTGGATGCTGTGACTTTCCAACCCCATGAAGGGCAGGGACAAAAAAGCCATGTGGGCAATATTGTTGCTGCAAATGTGCCCGCCCAGGGGGCAGCCGTGATCAAGGTTGAAATAGCCGCCCCCGTGCTTGCCCGCAGGGATTTGCCCCTTGATCTCCACAACGCTGCCGCCGTGGCGCATGATAAATGTGGCGGATTCCCACGCTGTAAGGTCGGCCCATATGGCGTCAAAGTCCGCCGCTGCGGCAAAGACCCGCATGGGCTGGGGCAGGGCTTCTGCCGCCTGAAGTTCGCTGACGCCGCAGGCCTGCGCCAGCGTGTCCAGCATGACCATTTTTTTCTCTGCCAGCAGGGACGCTACCTTGTCTGCCAGTGCATTGCCGTTTGCCGTTGTCATGGCAACTTCCTTTACACCGCCTGAGCGGTGGGGTTGTTGTGTTGGGCAGTGATGCTCGGGGTGTTGCCGTGCTGCCTGCGGGCGGGAGTTTCCGTCAGCGGGGTTTCGATTTGTCGGGGGCTGATCAGCGGCAAGCGCAGCGCCTGCCGCCCCATGCCAGCCAGCAGCTCCAGATCGTGCGTGATAAGCAGCACACTGCGCTCCTGATGGGCCTGCCGCTCAATGGCGGCTGCAAGCCTGTGCATGTTGGCCCCGTCAAGGCCGCTGGTCGGTTCGTCCAGAATGAGCAGGGAAGGGCGCTTTGCCAGAGCGCAGGCAACGACCAGACGCTGTTTTTCCCCGCCGGAAAGCGACTGCGGATGCCGCCCCGCGAGATGCAGCAGGCCGAATTCTTCAAGCAGCATGCGCGCATGGTCGGGATCCTTTTGCCCGGCCAGCTCCAGACAGGTCTGCACCTCCTGCTCCACGGTGCGCATGTGCAGTTGATGGTCGGCATTCTGCAACACCAGACCGCTGTGGCGCATGCGCTGCTTTGCATCGCACTGTTGGTCGCGAATGAGGATTTCACCGTTCTGCTGCTGGTCGAGGCCAGCAAGAATCCGGGCCAAAGTGGTTTTGCCCGCTCCATTGTGTCCGATGATGGCAGTGACGCCGCCGGGCAGGTCAAAATTGACGCCTTCGTAGAGGGGCTTGCGGCCTTTGTGCGCATGGGTGAGGTTGCGGGCCTGTATCAGCCCGTGGGCGCTGGTGCAGCCGGGCAGGGTGCGGCGCGCATCGGGAACGCGGGCTTCGCGCAGGCCGAAGCGCCGCCGCAGTTCCGCATCGTGCAGCATGGCAAAGTCGCCCTCTGCTTCAATGCGCCCCTCGCGCATCACAACAACCCTGTCCACCACGTCGGCCAGCCAGTAGAGCCTGTGGTCAACCACCAGAATCGCCATGCCACGCTCCTTGAGCTGGGCCAGCTTGAGGGCCAGCTCGGCCGTGGATTCCGGATCGAGGTTGGCCGTGGGTTCGTCCAGCACAAGAGCCTGCGGGCGCTGGGTCCACAGGGAGGCAAGACCGACCTTCTGCTTTTGGCCTTCAGAAAGCTGATGTATGGATGATCGGCAAATTTCCTCCAGGCCAAACTGCCTGATGGCCCCGGTAACGGCATGGCACATGGTTTCACTGCCAAGGCCTTGCCATTCCAGAGCAAACGAAAGTTCATCTTCAACATTAAGGGCAAAAAACTGCTGCTCGGGATCCTGAAACAGGGTTCCGGCCTGACGGGCAAGCTGGGGCGGGGTCTGATCCGTGGTGGGCCTGCCGTTGACCAACACACGGCCTTGCAGCGTACCACTGAAGTAATGTGGGCACAGGCCGTTGAGCAGCCGGATGAGCGTGGATTTGCCGCATCCGCTTGCGCCGGTGCAGAGCACGAGTTCGCCCGGCTCTACCGTAAGGCTGAGGTCGCGCACGGCAGGGGTTTGCTGGTGCGGGTAAGTGTAGGTGACGTTTTCACAACGCAGCATCAGCGCATTCCTCCAAGGCTGGTTCCGCCCAGATGTATTTGCAGCGCCAGAGCCGCCCCCAGCGCCGCACAGGCCGCAAGCAGCAGCAGGGTGTCGCGCAGGGCCCAATGGCAGGTTTTATAGGGGGTCATGGTTTTGCCGTAGCCCAGCCCCTTGAGTTCTGCCGCGATGCCAAGGTCTTCTGATGTACGTAGCGAGCGGAACAGCAGGGGGGTGAACAGCAGTCGCATGCTCTGCCCCGGATGCCGTGTAATACCCCATGGCGAAAGTCTGTAGCCCCGAAGCCGCAGCGATTCCGTGACCTGCTGCACATCGGCCAGAAAGGTGGGGATAAAGCGCACCACAACCGCTGCGGGCAGATAGATGCAGAATGGCAGCCGCATGCCGCGCAAGGCGTTGAGCAGATCCTGCACACGTGTGGAAAGCGCCATGGGCAAAACCACGTGCAACATGGTAAGCATACGTAAAAAGGGAACAACAAGCCCTGTAAATCCGGCTTTGTTGAGCGATGGCATGAACAGCCCCATGATCCACATGCAGCCCATTGCCATGCCGCACATGAGGGTAAAGAAAGCATATGCCCAGAGCAGCACCATGGGCTTGCGCAGAGAAAGCGCGTAGCACATGGATAATCCGCAAAGCAGCAACTGCCCCTGAATGTTTGAAACAACCAGGGAGCCGATTGCCGCCACCACGCTCAGGGCCAGTTTGGCGCGTGCGTCCACCTTGGGCAGCCAGCCTGCGGCGTCTGCCGCGTTATTGTCGAACAATGCCCGCATGACGCAGCTCCTTTACAGCGTTGTACCCGGTGAACAGACCAGCCGCCGCCCCCAGATACCCCAGTATGACCACTGGCACAGCCGCCATGAGCAGGGAAGGGTTTTCGCGCATGAACAACCAGGAAATCCCCAGCGAACAGACCCGGCTCGCAATGTCGAACACGCCCACGGCCAGCACCGGGCCCCATGCCCGACTGTAGCCGCCGCCAAGGGCGACAAGTGCTTCGGCCATCAGAGCGCCCAGCAAGATGGCGGGCAGCAGGGTGATGCTGGCCCCCAGCAGCAGGGCGCTCACAAGCATGCTGACCAGAGAGAACAGCAGCAAGGTTCCTGCCTTGCGCACCCTGTAGAGCATTACCACCAGCAGGGTCGTGTAGATCAGGTTTTTCAGCAGCAGCGAAACCGGATTCATGCCGCCCCCGGCCAGGGCCACCAACAATGTGGAAACCTTGGCCGCAGCGGCAAAAACCCCAATGACAACGAGCTCGTGGGCGCTCCAGTATCGACGAACCAGTTCACTCATGGTGCAACTCCAATATCCGCCCTTATATAGAAAATGAATACGAAATTCAATATCAATACAAGGGCGGATACCTGATTTAAAATTCCACACTCACCTTGATGTTGGCGTGAACCCCCGGTTCGTAAATGGCGGCATTGGGTTCAAGGCTGTACTTTTGGTTAAAAATGTTAAGTACTTCGCCCACAACCATGTACTGTTTTTCCTTGCCGAACTTTACGCCCAGCATGGCGTTGGCCGTTGTCCACGCATCGTTTTTGTATTCGATGCGGCTGGAGCCGCTTTCGGTCTGGGTTTGACTGGCAAAGCGGGCGTAAACATCGCCGATGATGTCCACGTCGTCGGTGACGGAGTGGAGCGAGCGCACGCCTGCCCGGCCTGTCCATTCCGGTACGCCGGTTTTCCACGTGGTGTAGTCGCCGTTGTCATACTGGCGTTTCATCCAGGTAGCGGAAACGTATGGGGTGAAGCCAAAGGGCAGGTCATAGCTGCCGCTCAGTTCCATTCCGTGGGTTTTGGCCGAGCTGACGTTGCGGTAGCGGTAGATATTGTTGCCGGTCTGCTCGGTGGCAATGTAGTCCGTAGCCACGGTGTAGAAAAGTGACGCATCAAGAGCCAGCCCGTGTGCCGCGTAGCGCGCGCCCACTTCCCAGTTGTTGGAGTGCTCGGGTTTGAGTGAGGAGTTGGGTTCAACCGTGCCGCCGCCCATGCTGGAGATGATATATTTCTCCTGCAGGTTGGGCACCCTGAACCCTTGGGAAAAACCGGCCCTCAAGGTCATGTCGTCAATGCCCTGCCACATGAGCGACAGGTTGAATACCGGCTGCGATTCCCATGAGCTGCCCTCGCCGCCTGCGCTGGGATTGGAATACGTGGTGGTGGGCGGGCCCATCATCTGGGATGTTGTGGTTTTGTCGCCGCGCGCCGTGTTCATGGTTGAGCGCACCCACGTTTGGCGCACACCGTAGTTGAGGGTGAAATCCCACGGCAGTTTGGTTTCCATGAGGCCGTACACGGCATGCGTGTCCATGTAGCCTTCGTACTTGTAGTGCGTGAGGGAATTGATTTTTCTGGTCATGAAGGCGTTTATGGGAATGGACATGTTGGAATAGGTATTGGTGTCGGCATCCAGCCCGTCGCGGTTGAATTCATAACCGGCAATAAGGTAGTTGCTTTCGCCCAGAGCCCAGTCGCTCTGCATGCTCGCGCCCCATTGCTCGTTTGTATTGTCCGCGTAGTTGTTCATGAGCACGGATGTTGTGCCGGAGTTCGCCTCCACATGGTTGAGCATTTTTTTATGGGTGTCTTGCCAGAAGGCGTCCAGCCGGAGCTTGGGCAGGAAGGACGTGAGGTTCCTGGCCTCCATGAAAACGGCGGCTTTTTTGCGCTCCCAGGGGGAAATATCGACGTAAAACGAATTGTCTTCCGTGGTTCCGGCCATGACATCGCTGTAAAACTGCTCGTAGGAGCCGCCCAGAGTGAACTTGTCGCTGAAGTCGTAGCTGAGGAAAGCCGAGCCTGACTGCTCCTTGAACTTTGAATGCGGGGCCTCGCCTTCAGGCGTGGAAAGATTGTGCTGATAGGTATTGAACCCAGTGGCGCGGTACTTGAACCCGTTGTACGCGCCGTAGATGGACAGGCTTTCGTCAAAGCCCTTGGTCGACCCGTTG
Above is a window of Desulfovibrio desulfuricans DSM 642 DNA encoding:
- a CDS encoding MATE family efflux transporter, with protein sequence MSQSLPVTTWEVLKLTVPQMGLMLCHLAVSMTDLWVCGQIDGRILAVLGGISQVFAFLMLVTSTVVSGCMATVSRAVGAGLLLRARRYAGLVLCISLLAGSCVAALALLALRIVPLHGLSSPELAPAASLFAQAYALQLPFYYSMIILNSTFRAHKMVWLPFATLCLVALVNYVGSVGCGLGRWGLPQLGYAGVAWSTVASSVLGFACNIALAVRRGIISRSSFASWRWNRAALPRLWRIGIPAALGSLAGQSGSMALLACVANMPGNAAETLAGMTLGMRVVSMLYFPVAAMGMTLAIMTGHLLGARRKAECYGMGLHYARQVAMIAIVAAAALFLSRHAVARWFTHDQAAVTVAGIFLLVACAKLPLEVVGMLLQAVLDGAGATRLTSRITALTRWGICVPLAYALTYLLHLGATGIFVSMACAEAIGTLCLLYLYRQKKWLGSL
- a CDS encoding metal-dependent transcriptional regulator; the encoded protein is MPEDEKQLSPALENYLAIIFRQEFAAGACRPSDIADAAGVARPSVTNALRELAKRGYVTYAPYSLVNLTEKGLRAGQELAHRNMVLKDFFQNVLQLSEDRAASVACELEHIIPEDVMLRWRQFVLYMHHTQSEWEHWQQKTEALREEHATKQHAASPKAPPAIVHRKEFVKD
- a CDS encoding TonB family protein, with translation MKKLSVLPGLCSGSTMASLTLHGGLIALALLLGGQASLPQEKVYRVSLAQMAASVRPSAAPGLPDGGTAAPARAVTPQEEMKPQEAPQPQPVTNMAQAAEKMVSPVKKKTSASKPPQQAVQRAVQRSESVKPVQTAAAVQTPQQTAAEATPGTGAEPQARGLADGKGAAGHGKNGAESGGAASPSVLHKLLGAIEQYKNYPKHARRTGAEGTAILLVQVGNDGKVTGSSLHRGSGHGVLDSATEQLGTRLAGLDTEVRGSSFSVRVPVEYSLH
- a CDS encoding flavodoxin family protein, which translates into the protein MKTLVVYSSRTGNTGKVARAVAEGLHDCDICPVKDAPNPSGYDFVAVGYWVDKGMPDADAKRYIESIENCTVALFGTLGAWPDSEHAADCKKKGEALLNEPQRGNRVLGSFLCQGRVDPAVVAMMQKMANNAHPMTDERRARLEEAAKHPDQEDCRQAREYITALAATV
- the hutX gene encoding heme utilization cystosolic carrier protein HutX; protein product: MTTANGNALADKVASLLAEKKMVMLDTLAQACGVSELQAAEALPQPMRVFAAAADFDAIWADLTAWESATFIMRHGGSVVEIKGQIPAGKHGGGYFNLDHGCPLGGHICSNNIAHMAFLSLPFMGLESHSIQFFDAAGAVVFSIYVGRENRALIPSVKERFLALRTALGMENVQ
- a CDS encoding ABC transporter ATP-binding protein, which translates into the protein MLRCENVTYTYPHQQTPAVRDLSLTVEPGELVLCTGASGCGKSTLIRLLNGLCPHYFSGTLQGRVLVNGRPTTDQTPPQLARQAGTLFQDPEQQFFALNVEDELSFALEWQGLGSETMCHAVTGAIRQFGLEEICRSSIHQLSEGQKQKVGLASLWTQRPQALVLDEPTANLDPESTAELALKLAQLKERGMAILVVDHRLYWLADVVDRVVVMREGRIEAEGDFAMLHDAELRRRFGLREARVPDARRTLPGCTSAHGLIQARNLTHAHKGRKPLYEGVNFDLPGGVTAIIGHNGAGKTTLARILAGLDQQQNGEILIRDQQCDAKQRMRHSGLVLQNADHQLHMRTVEQEVQTCLELAGQKDPDHARMLLEEFGLLHLAGRHPQSLSGGEKQRLVVACALAKRPSLLILDEPTSGLDGANMHRLAAAIERQAHQERSVLLITHDLELLAGMGRQALRLPLISPRQIETPLTETPARRQHGNTPSITAQHNNPTAQAV
- a CDS encoding energy-coupling factor transporter transmembrane component T, whose protein sequence is MRALFDNNAADAAGWLPKVDARAKLALSVVAAIGSLVVSNIQGQLLLCGLSMCYALSLRKPMVLLWAYAFFTLMCGMAMGCMWIMGLFMPSLNKAGFTGLVVPFLRMLTMLHVVLPMALSTRVQDLLNALRGMRLPFCIYLPAAVVVRFIPTFLADVQQVTESLRLRGYRLSPWGITRHPGQSMRLLFTPLLFRSLRTSEDLGIAAELKGLGYGKTMTPYKTCHWALRDTLLLLAACAALGAALALQIHLGGTSLGGMR
- a CDS encoding MptD family putative ECF transporter S component produces the protein MSELVRRYWSAHELVVIGVFAAAAKVSTLLVALAGGGMNPVSLLLKNLIYTTLLVVMLYRVRKAGTLLLFSLVSMLVSALLLGASITLLPAILLGALMAEALVALGGGYSRAWGPVLAVGVFDIASRVCSLGISWLFMRENPSLLMAAVPVVILGYLGAAAGLFTGYNAVKELRHAGIVRQ
- a CDS encoding TonB-dependent receptor plug domain-containing protein, with product MSLLRKLNAQALPLGLAGLLLWGAPALAQTLETETVKVSASRVEKELLDVPMSVSVVTKEQIKESTATTVGGLLEDVPGVQVVNSGAQGLKRISLRGENPTRVLILIDGQKIAENKSMDGTPLLVDPAIIERIEVIKGPASVLYGSEALGGVVNIITKKGGTKPIQGQITSSYNGSTKGFDESLSIYGAYNGFKYRATGFNTYQHNLSTPEGEAPHSKFKEQSGSAFLSYDFSDKFTLGGSYEQFYSDVMAGTTEDNSFYVDISPWERKKAAVFMEARNLTSFLPKLRLDAFWQDTHKKMLNHVEANSGTTSVLMNNYADNTNEQWGASMQSDWALGESNYLIAGYEFNRDGLDADTNTYSNMSIPINAFMTRKINSLTHYKYEGYMDTHAVYGLMETKLPWDFTLNYGVRQTWVRSTMNTARGDKTTTSQMMGPPTTTYSNPSAGGEGSSWESQPVFNLSLMWQGIDDMTLRAGFSQGFRVPNLQEKYIISSMGGGTVEPNSSLKPEHSNNWEVGARYAAHGLALDASLFYTVATDYIATEQTGNNIYRYRNVSSAKTHGMELSGSYDLPFGFTPYVSATWMKRQYDNGDYTTWKTGVPEWTGRAGVRSLHSVTDDVDIIGDVYARFASQTQTESGSSRIEYKNDAWTTANAMLGVKFGKEKQYMVVGEVLNIFNQKYSLEPNAAIYEPGVHANIKVSVEF